A region from the Aegilops tauschii subsp. strangulata cultivar AL8/78 chromosome 5, Aet v6.0, whole genome shotgun sequence genome encodes:
- the LOC109751444 gene encoding DDT domain-containing protein PTM, whose protein sequence is MDPAAAQPREAADRTPAEDPPAVATSAAPLADEVVEEIAEASAAAGLGEEEPPAAAPVAVTSEPKAEETAGGTTTEQQSIVLALLSGGKMDADDCCTGDADHAAAPVASETKTVVDDITIQEQEHALATEVKMEEEDQQPTQPAAARQVKEEEGECLVGRYISQTADDGTRIRLGKVASYDTSIGTYSVVFEDGQSEELGHPQLQELLMTEENGASGMKVSCRKRKLDLVVSSGTATVLNGPPTTRQKVDACQMPDASQQSGSGSDVSEDVESSSNSSDSTKELAIVTCLPVQGPELPPSSGDIDVPGESISHLFSVYNFLRSFSVQLFLSPFGMDDFVASINCSVQSTLFDAVHVSLLRALRRQLETKSSEGSELASNCLKYLDWSLLDALTWPTLLLEYLYVMGCIKSLGGKSFARSLLALEYYKLPVTMKLRVLQILCDHAIDSEELKTELEAREAYNEELEYEMDSSNFSEAGSRVVLTRPSRVSACKKIEDSQNLEAAPNVTSPEAVVANASLDGNSDDCRICGMDGTLVCCDGCPWAYHSRCIGLNKAFLPQGLWFCPECVVNKLGPTSSRIERGARGAQMFGIDMCERLFLGSCNYLLVTETSSNAESYASYYNQYDVVKVIQVLALSDAYTAICRRITEYWPHLLDVFQNERSKIGKNTDASYALQCNTLLSATPNEAVDGSVRSILKDGGESKTAVFSEVDVQHKFVANQFTVCSGDQLEEQNMVTSVDGTENNNLQTSLAQNDVHTTPINGAFGSSGLSSVSHQNGSMVAGLSNITHAQPAYPLIRADLSTSFSGMKDNAMSREDIGSAISVKADSSSASQNKHPFGNVIGGKAAKLSSFKPQAYMNLYNHGNIAASAAANLAVLTSDEGKVAASQVITNPRKKMAADCALQVKAFSSAAAQFVWPCTEKKVMEVPRDRCGWCLACKSSAIGNKKACFLNLATANASKGSARIFSAMHVIKGSESHFPSIVAYLTNMEESLRGLLVGSLQDMQQRQRWHKQLQEASNCRTIIPLLLELESNIRGIAFSASWLKLMDDWPVKSPGVSAGPSRSAAYQKRGTGGRRGRKRLLASESSTVTDDDKSWKEVNWWNGGNISKCILQKGVLPSSAVRKAARQGGKRKIAGLSYHETSNFPRRTRQFGWRACVGLSHNSSQLALQVRYLDAHIKWKEFIPPDQIPSDGKSSDADHSAFRNAVVCDKKVVDGNIRYALKFSNQKHLPVRVTKNILEAEDNQDENGKLWFSEIHVPLYLVRDFEQKAGVSSSPSPGIIFSNSFTNFYQRRVKATIGDIFFYLFHKGDVYPCSSCEKDVAFRDAVKCTSCQGNCHKECTSGSVGSKGGNTAPNLMCKLCFQKRNLTQTKTNANSALSQQKSNGQLPVTAPKIIFTVRSAHSSEPAMNVAAKVEAQPVAKVETQPTKVETQTVMKVETQPIPKAESGPITNVATQNIAGVQVQPKAKTKKPKTEKPKKPKKVQVITYFGLVWRKHKNDIGGEDFRANDVILKSKDGIGSSIKPACCLCNKPYSPDFMYVRCERCQKWFHGDALQLEEERITEVVQYRCCRCRRRAIPQCPHSDDYREPEPEVSEQTATVSSQSTMLSGEETFAVAVQDPLLASYGIVEPIGEESMNADLSMNMGSLMPGSNQKLSIRRAQVKNSEYLDQAGTSVNGYYVQNQTPGDANINFSHMNEFSMSEADGVDASELLGWDFTQGNGYAAGPDQGTNSQWNDTSGGSIVAEEYEPQTYFSFTELLEADDTQFDNTFGMSTGLQDDGNFAGSFDQQGASFDEFTFMVEEESSNIHFPANDPSIDELVCHKCKDPQQPPDLKCSSCGLRVHHQCSPWQESGQPGDSANWRCGTCREWQ, encoded by the exons ATGGACCCCGCGGCGGCTCAGCCCCGGGAAGCTGCTGATCGGACGCCTGCCGAGGACCCTCCCGCCGTCGCCACGTCCGCGGCGCCACTTGCTGACGAGGTGGTGGAAGAGAtcgcggaggccagcgcggcggcggGACTGGGAGAAGAAGAACCCCCTGCTGCGGCGCCCGTGGCCGTCACGAGTGAGCCCAAGGCGGAGGAGACGGCTGGAGGCACCACAACGGAGCAACAGAGTATCGTCTTGGCCTTGCTGAGTGGGGGGAAGATGGATGCGGACGATTGCTGCACGGGGGACGCAGATCATGCTGCGGCCCCTGTGGCGAGCGAAACGAAGACTGTGGTAGATGACATCACCATTCAGGAGCAAGAGCATGCTCTGGCAACTGAGGTGAAGATGGAGGAAGAGGATCAACAGCCCACCCAACCTGCTGCTGCCCGTCAGGTgaaagaggaggagggggaaTGCTTGGTGGGCCGCTACATCAGCCAGACTGCTGATGATGGTACAAGGATTCGTCTTGGGAAGGTTGCATCATACGACACCAGCATTGGGACCTACAGCGTGGTGTTTGAGGATGGACAGAGTGAGGAGCTGGGGCATCCTCAGCTCCAGGAGTTACTCATGACTGAGGAAAATGGTGCATCTGGCATGAAAGTTAGCTGCAGGAAGAGGAAGCTGGACCTGGTCGTTTCATCAGGGACCGCCACGGTGCTCAATGGTCCGCCAACTACTAGACAGAAGGTTGATGCATGTCAAATGCCTGATGCATCCCAGCAAAGTGGATCTGGCTCAGATGTATCAGAGGATGTGGAATCTTCCAGCAATTCATCAGATTCTACTAAAGAATTGGCAATCGTAACGTGCCTGCCAGTTCAGGGCCCAGAGTTGCCTCCGTCATCAGGCGATATTGATGTGCCGGGGGAGTCCATAAGTCACCTCTTTTCTGTTTATAACTTCCTCCGTTCATTCAGTGTGCAGCTGTTCCTCAGTCCATTTGGCATGGATGATTTTGTTGCATCCATTAATTGCTCTGTGCAGAGTACATTGTTCGATGCTGTACATGTCTCGCTGCTGCGGGCGCTGAGGCGGCAGCTTGAGACTAAATCCTCTGAAGGATCAGAGCTTGCTTCAAATTGCTTGAA GTATCTAgattggtcattgctagatgcaCTGACTTGGCCAACTTTGTTACTGGAGTACCTCTATGTAATGGGTTGCATCAAGAGTCTAGGGGGGAAGAGTTTTGCTCGAAGCCTCTTGGCCCTTGAATATTATAAGCTTCCTGTTACCATGAAGCTTAGGGTCCTCCAAATACTCTGCGATCATGCCATTGATTCTGAAGAACTCAAAACTGAACTGGAGGCACGGGAGGCCTATAATGAGGAACTGGAATATGAGATGGATTCCAGTAATTTCTCAGAGGCTGGATCACGAGTAGTCCTGACTAGGCCCTCAAGGGTTTCTGCTTGCAAAAAGATTGAAGATTCCCAGAATCTGGAAGCTGCTCCAAATGTAACAAGTCCAGAAGCTGTTGTAGCAAATGCATCCCTGGATGGCAACAGTGACGATTGCCGAATATGTGGAATGGATGGGACTCTTGTATGCTGTGATGGCTGCCCATGGGCATATCACTCAAGATGTATTGGTCTGAACAAAGCATTTCTGCCCCAGGGACTTTGGTTCTGTCCAGAATGTGTGGTTAACAAGCTTGGGCCAACATCTTCAAGGATAGAGCGTGGGGCAAGAGGAGCTCAAATGTTTGGCATTGACATGTGTGAGAGACTCTTCCTGGGATCCTGCAACTATCTGCTTGT GACTGAAACATCTTCGAATGCAGAGTCTTATGCAAGTTATTACAATCAGTATGATGTTGTCAAGGTCATCCAAGTACTTGCCCTTTCAGATGCATATACAGCTATATGTAGGAGAATAACAGAGTACTGGCCCCACCTGCTAGATGTATTTCAGAACGAGAGGTCAAAAATAGGTAAAAATACTGATGCAAGCTATGCTCTACAATGCAATACGTTGCTGAGTGCTACTCCAAATGAAGCAGTAGATGGAAGTGTCCGTTCAATCTTAAAAGATGGTGGTGAGAGTAAAACAGCAGTATTTTCTGAAGTAGATGTGCAGCACAAATTTGTGGCTAATCAATTTACAGTGTGCTCTGGCGATCAACTGGAGGAACAAAACATGGTGACTAGTGTAGATGGTACTGAGAACAACAACCTACAAACTTCTTTAGCTCAGAATGACGTACATACTACACCAATCAATGGAGCTTTTGGATCCTCGGGGTTATCCTCAGTTTCTCATCAGAATGGCTCCATGGTAGCTGGTTTGTCTAACATAACACATGCACAGCCAGCATATCCGTTAATTCGTGCAGACTTGTCCACCTCCTTTTCAGGGATGAAAGATAATGCCATGTCCAGAGAAGATATTGGGAGCGCCATTTCTGTGAAGGCAGACTCATCTTCTGCATCTCAAAATAAACATCCCTTTGGAAACGTGATTGGTGGCAAGGCAGCTAAATTGTCATCATTTAAACCTCAGGCTTACATGAATCTTTACAATCATGGCAATATCGCAGCATCTGCTGCCGCTAATCTAGCTGTTCTTACATCAGATGAAGGAAAAGTTGCAGCATCTCAAGTCATCACAAATCCAAGGAAGAAAATGGCTGCTGACTGCGCTCTACAAGTGAAAGCATTTTCCTCAGCAGCTGCTCAATTTGTTTGGCCATGTACCGAAAAGAAGGTTATGGAAGTCCCAAGAGATAGATGTGGCTGGTGCCTTGCCTGTAAAAGTTCGGCAATTGGAAATAAAAAGGCTTGTTTTCTTAATTTAGCCACTGCAAATGCTTCCAAAGGATCTGCTCGCATTTTTAGTGCCATGCATGTAATCAAAGGTTCCGAGAGCCATTTCCCCAGCATCGTTGCTTATCTGACCAACATGGAGGAGAGTTTACGTGGCCTTTTAGTTGGTTCCCTACAAGACATGCAGCAGAGACAACGATGGCATAAACAGCTACAAGAAGCTTCCAACTGCAGAACTATAATACCCCTCTTGCTTGAA TTGGAGAGCAATATTCGTGGGATAGCATTTTCTGCAAGCTGGTTGAAGCTAATGGATGATTGGCCTGTGAAATCTCCTGGTGTATCTGCTGGACCATCCCGTTCTGCAGCATACCAAAAACGTGGAACTGGTGGAAGGCGGGGCAGAAAACGTTTGTTGGCATCTGAATCTTCTACTGTTACTGATGATGACAAGAGCTGGAAAGAGGTAAATTGGTGGAATGGAGGAAATATTTCTAAATGTATTTTGCAGAAGGGGGTTCTTCCAAGTTCGGCCGTAAGAAAAGCTGCTCGTCAAG GTGGTAAAAGAAAGATAGCAGGTCTATCTTATCATGAAACTTCCAATTTTCCAAGACGAACTCGACAATTTGGTTGGCGAGCATGTGTTGGGTTAAGCCATAATTCATCTCAACTTGCTCTGCAG GTTAGATACCTTGACGCTCATATAAAATGGAAGGAATTCATCCCTCCAGACCAAATTCCTTCAGATGGAAAAAGTTCTGATGCTGACCATTCTGCTTTCAGAAACGCAGTGGTTTGTGATAAAAAAGTAGTCGATGGTAACATAAGATATGCACTGAAGTTTTCAAACCAGAAGCATCTTCCTGTGCGTGTAACCAAGAATATCTTGGAAGCAGAAGATAATCAGGATGAGAATGGCAAATTGTGGTTTTCTGAAATCCATGTCCCACTGTATTTAGTAAGGGATTTTGAGCAGAAAGCTGGGGTTAGCTCCTCGCCTAGTCCAGGAATCATATTCTCTAACAGTTTCACAAATTTCTACCAAAGACGAGTAAAGGCAACCATCGGAGATATCTTTTTCTATCTCTTTCACAAGGGAGATGTATATCCCTGCTCCTCATGTGAGAAGGATGTGGCCTTCAG GGATGCCGTAAAGTGTAcctcttgtcaag GCAATTGCCATAAAGAGTGCACTTCAGGATCTGTTGGCAGCAAAGGAGGCAATACTGCTCCGAATTTGATGTGCAAGTTATGCTTTCAGAAGCGTAATCTCACCCAGACCAAGACAAATGCAAATTCTGCCTTGTCTCAACAAAAGAGTAATGGCCAACTGCCAGTGACTGCTCCCAAAATAATCTTCACGGTTCGTTCTGCCCATTCTTCTGAACCAGCCATGAATGTCGCGGCTaaggttgaagctcagccagtTGCAAAGGTGGAAACTCAGCCAACGAAGGTGGAAACCCAGACAGTCATGAAGGTGGAAACCCAGCCAATACCAAAGGCAGAATCTGGACCTATTACAAATGTGGCGACTCAAAATATTGCAGGGGTGCAGGTTCAGCCTAAGGCTAAAACTAAAAAGCCGAAGACAGAAAAGCCAAAAAAACCTAAAAAAGTTCAGGTTATCACATACTTTGGTCTTGTTTGGAGGAAACATAAGAATGACATTGGTGGAGAAGATTTCAGGGCCAATGATGTAATCCTAAAAAGCAAGGATGGTATAGGTTCTTCAATAAAACCAGCTTGCTGTCTCTGTAACAAACCTTATAGTCCAGATTTCATGTATGTCCGCTGTGAGAGGTGCCAAA AGTGGTTTCATGGTGATGCCTTGCAGCTTGAGGAAGAAAGAATAACTGAAGTGGTTCAGTACCGATGCTGTAGATGCCGAAGGAGAGCCATACCACAATGTCCTCATTCAGATGATTATAGGGAGCCTGAACCAGAAGTCAGTGAACAAACAGCTACTGTGTCATCACAATCAACTATGCTCTCTGGTGAGGAGACTTTTGCTGTAGCAGTTCAAGATCCACTGCTTGCTTCATATGGAATAGTTGAACCGATTGGGGAGGAGTCAATGAATGCTGATTTGTCAATGAACATGGGAAGCCTTATGCCAGGAAGCAATCAGAAGTTGTCCATAAGAAGGGCACAAGTTAAGAATTCTGAATACCTTGATCAAGCTGGAACATCAGTGAATGGGTATTATGTTCAGAACCAAACTCCAGGGGATGCAAACATTAATTTCAGTCATATGAATGAATTTTCCATGTCAGAGGCTGATGGTGTGGATGCTTCGGAGCTATTAGGGTGGGATTTTACCCAAGGAAACGGATATGCTGCTGGTCCTGATCAGGGCACTAATTCCCAGTGGAATGACACTAGCGGGGGCAGCATTGTGGCTGAGGAATATGAACCACAGACCTATTTCTCATTCACAGAGTTGCTCGAAGCTGATGATACACAGTTCGATAACACATTCGGGATGTCTACTGGTCTGCAAGATGATGGTAACTTTGCAGGAAGCTTTGATCAGCAGGGGGCTAGTTTTGATGAATTTACTTTCATGGTAGAAGAAGAGTCTTCAAATATACACTTCCCAGCAAATGATCCATCCATTGACGAGTTAGTGTGCCACAAGTGCAAGGATCCTCAACAACCACCTGATCTCAAATGTTCTTCCTGTGGCCTGCGTGTACACCATCAGTGCTCACCTTGGCAGGAAAGTGGACAGCCTGGTGACAGTGCCAATTGGAGGTGTGGTACTTGTCGGGAGTGGCAATGA